GGTAATTTTAACGGGATTTTTTGCCATATATATCTACCTCCTTAAAAGTGAATATCTAAAAATAATTATCCTAAAAATTTAGCCATTGTGAGGAACACGCCTGCCGCAACCGCGGAGCCGATAACACCTGCAACGTTAGGACCCATAGCGTGCATAAGCAAATAGTTTGTCGGGTTTTCTTTCTGTCCGACAACCTGCGAAACCCTCGCCGCCATAGGAACGGCAGAAACGCCTGCCGAGCCGATAAGAGGATTGATTTTGCCTTTTGTAACCTTGCACATAAGTTTTCCGAAAAGCACACCGCCGGCAGTGCTGAAACAAAACGCACAAAGTCCGAGAAGAATGATGTAAAGCGTTTTGAGCTTAAGAAAACTGTCTGCCGACGCGGTTGCGCCGACCGTTACGCCGAGGAAAATCGTTACGATGTTGCAAAGCTCGTTCTGTGCGGTGTTTGAAAGTCTGTCCGCAACGCCCGACTCTTTGAAAAGGTTGCCGAGCATAAGCATACCAACGAGCGGTACTGCGTCGGGAACGATTAAAGCAACGATAATGGAAACGGCAATCGGGAAAATGATTTTTTCCGTTTTGCTTACCTGGCGCAGGTTTTCCATTTTAATGCTTCTTTCCTTTTTGGTGGTGAGAAGTTTCATAATAGGAGGCTGAATAATCGGGATAAGCGCCATATACGAATATGCCGCGATAGCGATTGCCGGAAGGAGCATGGGAGCGAGCGTTTTTGTAACCAAAATCGCCGTCGGGCCGTCCGCACCGCCGATAATACCGATACTCATAGCCTCGTTCATTGTGAACCCGAGCGCAAGCGCGCCCAAAAATGCCGTAAATACACCAAGCTGTGCCGCCGCACCCAAAAGAAGGCTTTTGGGGTTTGAAATAAGCGGAGAAAAGTCTGTCATAGCGCCTATTCCCATAAATATCAGCGACGGATAAATTCCAAGCTTAACACCGAGATAAAGCAAATCGAAAAGACCGCCGTTGTGAAGAATATCCGAAAAATTCATCACAAAATGTTCTTCGTTTCCCGTGCCGACAAACATTTCGTTGTGCATAATGTTTGCGCCCGGCATATTTGCAAGGAGCATACCGAAAGCAATCGGCATTAAAAGAAGCGGTTCAAAGCCTTTTACAATAGCAAGATAAAGCAGTACGCAAGCAATGCAAATCATAATAATTGTGCCGAAATCTACCCCTGCAAAGGCGATTGCACTGTTTTGCGTCGCGGCGAAAATTCGGGCGATACCCGTACTCTGCATAAAGCTTGTTATACCTTTAATAAATAAATCTCCCAAAATTTTTCACCCTTTCTGTCAGTTAAATTAAAAATTCCAAATCAGTTAAGGGTGATTAAAAGGTCGCCGGTGTTAACGGCAGAACCCTGTGTTGCGTTGATGGACGCAACTGTTCCCGACTTCGGTGCGGCAATTTCGTTTTCCATTTTCATAGCCTCCAAAATTACAACCGCCTGACCTTCTTCAACAGTGTCGCCCACGTTTACGTTAACTCTCAAAACGGTACCCGGCATAGGAGCCTCAACCTTTACGCTTCCTGCACTTCCCGACGGAGCGGCGGCCTTGGGAGCCTCTGCTTTGGGAGCAGGCGCCGCGGCAGGTGCGCTTACGGGCGCGCTCACAGCAGGTGCGCTCGATACTGCACCGCCGATTTCTTCAACCTCAACTTCGTATGCAGTTCCGTTTACTTTTATATTAAACTTTCTCATAATTTTTAAACCCCTTTCTTAAAATCCCTTGTAAACATTCTCGTTTCGCGACGCTCTGTTCCACGCAGACGCGCTCTCGCCGAGTTTTCTGTACGATTTAATTCTAATGTTATATGATGAAGTATTAAGCGACGCGCAGATTGCGGCGGTTATCGCGGCAATAATTTCGCCGTCGCCGTTTGTTTTTGCTTCAACAGCCCTTTTCGGTGCGGTTTCGGGTGCTTTTTGAACCGTTTCGGTTTTTTCGGCAGTTTTAACGTCTTTATTAACCTTCGGCGCAAGAACTTTTTCCATTATGATAAGAACGAACATAATGAGCGCAAGGACGATAAAAACTATGCCCATACCCAAAACAACAACCAATAAGGCATTGCCCCAGTTTACCATATATATCACCTATCCCTTAATTGCTTTTGTGCTTTTTGGAAAGTCCCGACTCACGTTTTCCGGCGAGCATTTCCAAAGCGGAAATTACAACAGGACGCGTGAGCGCCGGCTCGATGATGCTGTCAACATAGCCTCTTTTTGCCGCCGAATACGCATTTGAGTTTTCTTTATATTCTGCGATTTTTGCGTCGCGCTCTTTTTGAGGATCGTCGCTTTCAGCAATGTCATCTTTAAACATAATATTTGCACACGCCGACGAATTGAGAACCGAAATTTCGGAACCCGGCCAAGCGATTGTCATATCGGAGCCGATATATTTCGAGCCGAGAGCAAGATAAGCTCCTCCGCAAGCCGAGCCTGCGATAAT
This genomic stretch from Qingrenia yutianensis harbors:
- a CDS encoding OadG family protein codes for the protein MVNWGNALLVVVLGMGIVFIVLALIMFVLIIMEKVLAPKVNKDVKTAEKTETVQKAPETAPKRAVEAKTNGDGEIIAAITAAICASLNTSSYNIRIKSYRKLGESASAWNRASRNENVYKGF
- a CDS encoding biotin/lipoyl-containing protein, with translation MRKFNIKVNGTAYEVEVEEIGGAVSSAPAVSAPVSAPAAAPAPKAEAPKAAAPSGSAGSVKVEAPMPGTVLRVNVNVGDTVEEGQAVVILEAMKMENEIAAPKSGTVASINATQGSAVNTGDLLITLN
- a CDS encoding sodium ion-translocating decarboxylase subunit beta: MICIACVLLYLAIVKGFEPLLLMPIAFGMLLANMPGANIMHNEMFVGTGNEEHFVMNFSDILHNGGLFDLLYLGVKLGIYPSLIFMGIGAMTDFSPLISNPKSLLLGAAAQLGVFTAFLGALALGFTMNEAMSIGIIGGADGPTAILVTKTLAPMLLPAIAIAAYSYMALIPIIQPPIMKLLTTKKERSIKMENLRQVSKTEKIIFPIAVSIIVALIVPDAVPLVGMLMLGNLFKESGVADRLSNTAQNELCNIVTIFLGVTVGATASADSFLKLKTLYIILLGLCAFCFSTAGGVLFGKLMCKVTKGKINPLIGSAGVSAVPMAARVSQVVGQKENPTNYLLMHAMGPNVAGVIGSAVAAGVFLTMAKFLG